TCCAGCCCCGCCTGCTGGGCCTGCAAGATCGCCCCGGCTACGGTCGGCGCCGTGGTTTCGAAGCCCACCCCCAGGAACACCACCTGCCGGTCCGGGTTATGCCGAGCCAGGCTGACCGCATCGAGGGCTGAATAAACAATGCGGATATCGGCCCCACGCGCTTTTTCTTCAAGCAGGCTGGTTTGCGAGCCCGGCACTCGCACCATATCGCCGAAGGTGGTGATGATGGTGTCGGGCAGCCGGCACAGGGCCAGCGCCTGGTCGACATAGTCGATGGGAGTAACACAGACCGGGCAGCCGGGGCCGGACACCAGTCTGATCCCGGCTGGCAGCAAGCCCCGCAGGCCATGTTCATGGATCGCCATGGTGTGGGTGCCGCAGACTTCCATCAGGGTGACCGGACGGGCAAATGTCGCCGCCTTGTCGCGGATGCGGTCGAGTAATCCGGCGGCAACCGCCGGATCGCGATAAGCGCTGCTTTGGGTCATGGTTCTGCCTGTTCCTGTGCGGCAATCGCACGGAACATCTCCAGGGTCTTTTCAGCTTCCCGCGGATCCAGCTTTTCAATAGCAAAACCGGCGTGGATCAGGACAAAGTCGCCGACCTTGACATCGTCAAGCATCATCAGGCTGGCGCTACGACGGACGCCATCCACTGCGCACAGGGCGTTATCCTGATCAATTTCCATAACCTGCATCGGTACGGCTAAGCACACGGTGACAATCCTTTACTTGTTTGTTCCGTTTTCGTTTGCACCAAGGGAGCCTGAGTGGAAAAAAACTCTGAGCAAGAGGTTTAGCAGGTGCAATGTGTCAAAATGACCCAATCCGGATCAGATCAGAATCTGCTGACGCAACCAGCCCAGCCAGTCGTCAAAGCCGGCACCGGTTTTACAGGACAGTTCAAAAATGCGAATCCGCGGATTGACCTGGCGGGCGAAGTCCCGGCACTTGTCCAGGTCGAAATCAAGATAGGGGAGCAGGTCGGTCTTGTTGAGCAGCAGCACATCGGCAGCCCGGAACATGTGCGGATACTTGATCGGTTTGTCTTCCCCCTCGGTGACCGAAAGGACCACGACCTTGTGATGTTCACCCAGATCGAAAGAGGCCGGGCAGACCAGGTTGCCGACATTTTCAATCATCAGCACATCGGTCTCGGGAAGGTCGAAGTCGGCCACGCCGTGGCTGACCATGTGGGCGTCGAGGTGGCAGCCGGCACCGGTGTTGATCTGTTTGACCGGGACGCCGGTGGCGGCGATGCGCTCGGCATCGTTGCTGGTCTGCTGATCCCCTTCGAGGACGGCGATGCGCATTTCAGGGGCGAGGGCGCTAATGGTTTTTTCCAGTAAAGTGGTTTTGCCCGATCCCGGCGAGCTGACCAGGTTGAGCACGAAAACACCCTGTTCCCGGAACATCTGCCGGTTCTGGCCGGCCAGACGGTTATTTTTGCTGAGCAGGTCTTCCTCGATCCGCAAGGTTTTGGGTCCATGCTCATGATGGTGAGGATGCTCATGGTCGTGAGCAGGATGAGTTGCTTCTTCACAGCCGCATTCGATACACATGATTATTCAACCTCCAGTTCGGTCATTCGCAATTCATTCCCCTGCGTGGTCTGGACCAGAAAACTGTCGCAGGCCGGGCAGGAAAAGGTCAGATTGTCAGCGGCAAACACATGCCGGCACTCTTCACAAGTCATTTTACCAGGGATCCGGTTGATCAGCAGGGTCGCCCCTTCCAGCATGGTGTCCTGAGTCACCGCTGAAAAGCAGAATTCGACCGCCTCTGCCACCACCCCGGAGAGCTCACCGATATCCACGCTGACCGAGAGAACGCGGTTGCTGCCGGCCCGGCGGGCATGGTCTTCGGCGATTTCGACAAGGTTCCTGGTGATACCGACTTCGTGCATGAATATATTCCACAGCTTTGGGTTGGCAGGTGATTATCCCGGCGGCAGACAATGCGCCATCATACTATAGCGGGCTGTCGAAAAACAGCATCCTCGTCCCTGCTCGGACTCCAGCAGCTGACGATGCCAAGACGCAAAAAAATTTGTCGATGGTCTTTTTCGCCGGCCGCAGCGGTACGAGCTGATGCAAAAATCAAACCGGAAAACAGGATGGAGCAAAAGGGCGGCTGCAGAGCGCCCGGCAGGCCGGTGTTGACGCGAATGCAAAATTACCCTTTAATGCCTTGGACAAAATGACACAATTTCCCGGGAGGCGGTTTTATGCAGCAGGGCACCATCTATGTTTGCGACAGCACTGAGCAGGCGCAGTCTTTCCTGGTCCCCTGGCTGGAAGCGGCGGGGCATCAGGTGGCTTTGTACAACAATGCCCAGCAGCTTATGGATTTGCCGAAAGGGCACAATGC
This genomic window from Pelobacter seleniigenes DSM 18267 contains:
- the hypA gene encoding hydrogenase maturation nickel metallochaperone HypA, which produces MHEVGITRNLVEIAEDHARRAGSNRVLSVSVDIGELSGVVAEAVEFCFSAVTQDTMLEGATLLINRIPGKMTCEECRHVFAADNLTFSCPACDSFLVQTTQGNELRMTELEVE
- a CDS encoding HypC/HybG/HupF family hydrogenase formation chaperone, which gives rise to MCLAVPMQVMEIDQDNALCAVDGVRRSASLMMLDDVKVGDFVLIHAGFAIEKLDPREAEKTLEMFRAIAAQEQAEP
- the hypB gene encoding hydrogenase nickel incorporation protein HypB; the encoded protein is MCIECGCEEATHPAHDHEHPHHHEHGPKTLRIEEDLLSKNNRLAGQNRQMFREQGVFVLNLVSSPGSGKTTLLEKTISALAPEMRIAVLEGDQQTSNDAERIAATGVPVKQINTGAGCHLDAHMVSHGVADFDLPETDVLMIENVGNLVCPASFDLGEHHKVVVLSVTEGEDKPIKYPHMFRAADVLLLNKTDLLPYLDFDLDKCRDFARQVNPRIRIFELSCKTGAGFDDWLGWLRQQILI